Within Sinorhizobium sp. RAC02, the genomic segment TTGTCGACGTCCTTGAAGGTCTGGAAACCGAAGGCCTTGTAGACGCTCGAACGGTTCCAGAACCAGCCGGAGAACGGATGGATGGCGCGCGCGGTATAGCCTTCGGCGCGGAAGAACGTGGCGAGCGACGGGATCGGCTTGCGCACATATTGCTGGTAGGGAATGCTGCCCGTCGGCAGGAAGGCGTTGGAAAAGCCGGTCAGCGCCTCGAACTCGACATTGGCGGTCAGGCCACCAAATTCCGGCGAGAAGACGCCGCCGCTCTGGTTTTCGCGGATCACCGGCATCGGATCGGCCGAGAGTTTTACGTTCTCGAGGCGCGTCGGGTCCCACAGCGATTCACTCATGACGACGATGACGTCGGGCTTGGAACGGTGCGTCGTGCCGACCGGCATGGGCTTTGACGGAATCTTGTCGATCGCGTCGATCATGTAACCGGAGGGTGCCTGCACGTTGGCCATCGGCAGGTTGATGGCGAAGGCCATCATGAAGCCGTTGTGGCGATAGTTTTCCGCCTGGTCCCACATGATCGGGAACACCTTGAGCCGGTCACGGACCCAGGAGAATTCGTTGTAGTCCATGATCGAGACGAAGCCGGCGAGCAGCGGCAGCGCAATGGCAAGCCGCGTCAGGCGCTCTTTCCTGGTCAGCGGACGGAAGCGGCGCCAGGCGAAGACCCAAAGGCTGATGAGGCCGACAACCGCAGCGACGACGGCAAGCGCGAGGCCCGCAGCGGTCCACGGCCTGTCCTGCACGAGCACCGGCATCAGCTCCATGATCTGGCGACCGAAAAGCAGGTCGGTCGGATAGAGCGGGTCGGTGAGGAAAACCTGTTTCTGCTGCGAGATGACGCCCATCAGCATGACGAGCGGGGATACCAGCAGCACCGCCTTGTGCTGCCGGCCAATCAGCGCGTCGATGGCGAGATAGAGCAGGAAGAACACGCCCGTGGTGGTCCAGGCGGGCTGTTCGAGATTGGTGAAATAGATCCAGGTCTGCTCGACCGAACCGCGCGTGATCAACTCGATGACGATGACGGTCAGGAGCGCAAGAAGCCCGGAAACGGCCAGCGAACGCAGCACGGCGAGCGCCTTGGCGTGGCGCGCGAAAAAGCCTGCCTCGACGGCAAGGCCTTCTGTGGTATTGATCGCCACGGCTGCGGGAGTGAACAGAGCCAAAGCCGTCTCCAGATTTCATAAAAGTTTCGTGTATTTGTCATACGGATGTCATCTTGAACAGGAGATGAACGGTTTCTGCAACGTTCTCCCCGTGCTTTGGTTCCCTCTGTTGCACCGCCGCAATGGTCGACGGAACTGCCTGAAAAACGAGGGTTTTGTGCTGAAGCGCGCGCAAACGGCGTCGCGGTTCATTCCCAAAGCGCTTGTGATGTTCTAAAGAGCTTCTCGACCGTTCGAGAGAGCGATAGCCGCGCGCGGCAGCAGGATCGGACACCAGGGCATTTTCCGCTTTCCCTGAAACGCGAAAACGCTCTGTCCCTATGTTTTTTGCAGTTCCGGACGCAAAAGCGCTGTACGTTTTTGCTGGAACTGTTCTGAAGGAAACGGGTCCGCAGACATGACTTCCCAGACTGAAAAGGCAACGCTGCGCATCGCCGTCGCGCAATTGAACCCGACCGTCGGCGATGTTGCCGCAAACCTTGCCAAGGCGCGCGCCGCCCGCGAGGATGCCGCCCGGCAAGGTGCCGACCTCCTCCTTCTGACGGAGCTTTTTATTTCCGGCTATCCGCCGGAAGATCTGGTGCTGAAGCCCGCCTTCCTGAACACCTGCCGTCGCGCCATCGACGCTCTCGCCGCCGACACGGCCGAGGGCGGCCCCGGCGTCATCATCGGCTTCCCGCGGCAGGATGAGACGGGTCGCTACAATGCCGTTGCCGTGCTCGATGGCGGCAAGGTGATCGCCGTGCGCGACAAGGTGGACCTGCCGAACTACGGCGAGTTCGACGAAAAGCGCGTTTTCGACCAGGGCGCCATGCCCGGACCGGTGAATTTCCGCGGCGTGCGTCTCGGCATTCCGATCTGCGAAGACATCTGGGGCGAACTCGGCGTCTGTGAGACGCTGGCGGAAAGCGGAGCGGAAATCTTGCTCTCGCCGAACGGTTCGCCCTACTATCGCGGCAAGGTCGACATTCGCCACCAGGTGGCGCTGAAGCAGGTCATCGAGACCGGCCTGCCGCTGCTCTATGCCAACCAGCTCGGTGGCCAGGATGAACTCGTCTTCGACGGCGCGAGCTTCGCCTTCAACACCGACAAGACGCTCGCCTTCCAGATGAGCCAGTTCGAGGAGACGATCGCGCTCACCACCTGGAAGAAGCATGGCGAGGGCTGGGTCTGCGACGGCGGGCCGATGTCGCGCATTCCGGAGAAGGAGGAGGCGGATTACCGCGCCTGCCTGCTCGGCTTCCGTGACTACGTCAACAAGAACGGCTTCAAGAATGTCGTGCTCGGCCTGTCCGGCGGCATCGATTCGGCGATCTGCGCGGCGATCGCCGTCGATGCGCTGGGCGAGGAGCGGGTGCGCTGCGTGATGCTCCCCTACCGCTATACCTCGAAGGATTCGTTGAAGGACGCAGCCGACTGTGCCAAGCTGCTCGGCTGCCGCTATGACATCGTGCCGATCGAGGCGCCGGTGACAGGCTTCCTCTCGGCACTGTCGGAAACCTTCGAAGGCACGGAAGAGGGCATTACCGAGGAAAACCTGCAGAGCCGTACGCGCGGTACGATCCTCATGGCGATCTCCAACAAGTTCGGCTCGATGGTCGTCACGACAGGCAACAAGTCGGAAATGTCGGTTGGCTACGCCACGCTTTACGGCGACATGAACGGCGGTTTCAATCCCATCAAGGACCTCTACAAGATGCAGGTCTACGCGCTGTCGCGCTGGCGCAACGGGCATGTGCCGCCAGGCGCGCTCGGCCCGACGGGCGAGGTGATCCCGAACAACATCATCGACAAGGCGCCGTCTGCCGAATTGCGCCCCAACCAGACCGACCAGGATTCGCTGCCGCCCTATCCGGTGCTCGACGATATCCTCGAGTGCCTCGTCGAGTTGGAAATGAGCACGGAGGAAATCGTTGCGCGTGGCCATGATGCGGCCACCGTGCATCGCATCGAGCACCTGCTCTACATCGCGGAATACAAGCGCCGGCAATCGGCGCCGGGCGTCAAAATCACCAAGAAGAATTTCGGCCGAGACCGCCGCTACCCGATCACCAACCGGTTCCGGGACCGGGGGTAGGGCGTGGAGGCGCGCTCCAGCGAGCCGGGCGGTGACGAAAACCGCCCGGATTTCACACCGGAGGAAATCAGGCTCATCCGGTTGTGGTCACTGAGCGACGTATCGGCCGGCCGGCATGTTTCGGCGCAGATCGCCTATTTCGCGACGCCGGCAGTGTTCGGCATCTACGGCCTTGCGACCGGCAGCCTTGTCATCACCGGCGTGGCCTTCATCTGCATCCTTTTGCTGTTGGCCTGGGGTTTCGTTTCGACCTGGCGCGAGCACAGCAATTTCGTGCTCATGCAATCCATCTGCCGGAAGCTGTTGCCGGTGGTCGACGAGCGACAATAACGACTGGAGAAAGCCATGCGCAGTTCCGTCGAGATCCACAATATCGTTACTGGCGAAACGCGCGTCGTGTGGCAGACGGAGCGGCTCGTCGAGGCGCCGAACTTTTCGCGGGATGGGCGTTTTCTGGTCATCAACGGCGACGGGCTGCTCTATCGCCTTTCGCTTGATGGCAGCGAACCCGTGCAGATCGACACGGGGTTTGCGACGCTTTGCAACAATGACCACGGGCTTTCGCCCGATGGCACGTTGCTGGCGATCAGCGACAAGGTCGAGTTCGGCAAGTCGGCGATCTATGTGCTGCCGACCGAGGGCGGCACGCCGCGGCTGGTAACG encodes:
- a CDS encoding LTA synthase family protein; this translates as MAINTTEGLAVEAGFFARHAKALAVLRSLAVSGLLALLTVIVIELITRGSVEQTWIYFTNLEQPAWTTTGVFFLLYLAIDALIGRQHKAVLLVSPLVMLMGVISQQKQVFLTDPLYPTDLLFGRQIMELMPVLVQDRPWTAAGLALAVVAAVVGLISLWVFAWRRFRPLTRKERLTRLAIALPLLAGFVSIMDYNEFSWVRDRLKVFPIMWDQAENYRHNGFMMAFAINLPMANVQAPSGYMIDAIDKIPSKPMPVGTTHRSKPDVIVVMSESLWDPTRLENVKLSADPMPVIRENQSGGVFSPEFGGLTANVEFEALTGFSNAFLPTGSIPYQQYVRKPIPSLATFFRAEGYTARAIHPFSGWFWNRSSVYKAFGFQTFKDVDKMPPLAKRGNFTSDEALTKEIIRQADMQEDPFFFFTVTLQGHGPYDDGRYAKTDIDVESKLDARDTRMLASYAQGVKEADGSLKMLMDWAKERDRETIIVVFGDHLPPLNTVYQNSGYMPGITASRKGTPEQMQKEHETPLVIWSNKTGVEKEVGTISPAFLSYFILKEAGFEHPYYTGFLGAVHDKLRVIDRYMLIDAKGKGTAGWARKKTIDPLVRDFRFLQHDIMFGKQYGLERFFNSHAELMAAGF
- a CDS encoding NAD+ synthase; this encodes MTSQTEKATLRIAVAQLNPTVGDVAANLAKARAAREDAARQGADLLLLTELFISGYPPEDLVLKPAFLNTCRRAIDALAADTAEGGPGVIIGFPRQDETGRYNAVAVLDGGKVIAVRDKVDLPNYGEFDEKRVFDQGAMPGPVNFRGVRLGIPICEDIWGELGVCETLAESGAEILLSPNGSPYYRGKVDIRHQVALKQVIETGLPLLYANQLGGQDELVFDGASFAFNTDKTLAFQMSQFEETIALTTWKKHGEGWVCDGGPMSRIPEKEEADYRACLLGFRDYVNKNGFKNVVLGLSGGIDSAICAAIAVDALGEERVRCVMLPYRYTSKDSLKDAADCAKLLGCRYDIVPIEAPVTGFLSALSETFEGTEEGITEENLQSRTRGTILMAISNKFGSMVVTTGNKSEMSVGYATLYGDMNGGFNPIKDLYKMQVYALSRWRNGHVPPGALGPTGEVIPNNIIDKAPSAELRPNQTDQDSLPPYPVLDDILECLVELEMSTEEIVARGHDAATVHRIEHLLYIAEYKRRQSAPGVKITKKNFGRDRRYPITNRFRDRG
- a CDS encoding ammonium transporter, which encodes MEARSSEPGGDENRPDFTPEEIRLIRLWSLSDVSAGRHVSAQIAYFATPAVFGIYGLATGSLVITGVAFICILLLLAWGFVSTWREHSNFVLMQSICRKLLPVVDERQ